The following are from one region of the Periophthalmus magnuspinnatus isolate fPerMag1 chromosome 5, fPerMag1.2.pri, whole genome shotgun sequence genome:
- the idh3b gene encoding isocitrate dehydrogenase [NAD] subunit beta, mitochondrial isoform X2 — MASALRGVAGSLLKALSSAPRLQVLSSRSLSGVEAARADAVFKVTMVPGDGVGPELMTAVKEVFKAGDIPVEFEEFHLSEVQNMASEEKMDQVLTSMKNNRVAIKGKIHTPMEFKGELASYEMRLRRKLDLFANVVHVNSLPGYSTRHNNLDLVIIREQTEGEYSSLEHESVSGVIECLKIITREKSRRIAKFAFDYATKKGRSKVTAVHKANIMKLGDGLFLQSCAEVAQLYPRIKYENIIIDNCCMQLVQNPYQFDVLVMPNLYGNIIDNLAAGLVGGAGVVPGESYSAEYAVFETGARHPFAQAMGRNIANPTAMLLSAANMLHHLNLEFHSQMVSDAVKRVIKQGKVRTADLGGYATTDDFTRAVIANL, encoded by the exons ATGGCGTCCGCGTTGAGAGGTGTTGCTGGATCTCTGCTCAAG GCCCTGAGCAGTGCCCCCCGTTTGCAGGTCCTCTCTTCACGCTCTCTCTCAGGGGTGGAGGCTGCTCGCGCTGATGCTGTATTTAAAGTGACCATGGTCCCTGGAGACGGCGTGGGACCCGAGCTCATGACCGCTGTCAAAGAGGTTTTCAAG GCGGGGGACATCCCAGTGGAGTTTGAGGAGTTCCATCTCAGTGAGGTTCAGAACATGGCGTCAGAGGAGAAAATGGACCAGGTTCTCACCTCCATGAAGAACAACAGAGTGGCAATCAAAG GAAAGATCCACACGCCCATGGAGTTTAAAGGGGAACTGGCATCCTACGAGATGAGGCTCag GAGGAAGTTGGACCTGTTTGCTAATGTGGTCCATGTGAACAGTCTGCCCGGATACTCCACACGACACAACAACCTGGATCTGGTCATaatcagagagcagacagagggagagtaCAGCTCACTGGAACATGAg TCTGTGTCTGGAGTGATCGAGTGTCTGAAGATCATCACCAGAGAAAAGTCTAGAAGAATCGCTAAGTTTGCCTTTGACTACGCCACAAAGAAAGGACGCAGCAAAGTCACAGCTGTGCACAAGGCCAATATCAT GAAGCTGGGAGATGGTCTGTTCCTGCAGAGCTGTGCTGAAGTGGCACAACTGTATCCCAGaatcaaatatgaaaatatcATCATCGACAACTGCTGCATGCAG CTTGTGCAGAACCCGTACCAGTTTGACGTTCTTGTGATGCCAAACCTTTATGGTAACATCATCGATAACCTGGCGgcgggtttggtgggtggggcCGGCGTGGTACCAGGGGAGAGCTACAGCGCAGAGTACGCCGTGTTTGAGACC ggggcacGTCATCCTTTCGCTCAGGCCATGGGGAGGAACATCGCCAACCCGACCGCCATGTTACTCAGCGCCGCCAACATGCTCCACCATCTTAA tctggagTTTCATTCTCAGATGGTGTCAGACGCTGTGAAGAGGGTCATCAAACAGGGAAAG GTGCGCACCGCAGACCTGGGAGGATACGCCACGACTGATGACTTCACCAGAGCCGTCATTGCCAACCTCTAa
- the idh3b gene encoding isocitrate dehydrogenase [NAD] subunit beta, mitochondrial isoform X1: MASALRGVAGSLLKALSSAPRLQVLSSRSLSGVEAARADAVFKVTMVPGDGVGPELMTAVKEVFKAGDIPVEFEEFHLSEVQNMASEEKMDQVLTSMKNNRVAIKGKIHTPMEFKGELASYEMRLRRKLDLFANVVHVNSLPGYSTRHNNLDLVIIREQTEGEYSSLEHESVSGVIECLKIITREKSRRIAKFAFDYATKKGRSKVTAVHKANIMKLGDGLFLQSCAEVAQLYPRIKYENIIIDNCCMQLVQNPYQFDVLVMPNLYGNIIDNLAAGLVGGAGVVPGESYSAEYAVFETGARHPFAQAMGRNIANPTAMLLSAANMLHHLNLEFHSQMVSDAVKRVIKQGKVRTRDLGGYSTTGDFVTAVVENLRHRPNY, encoded by the exons ATGGCGTCCGCGTTGAGAGGTGTTGCTGGATCTCTGCTCAAG GCCCTGAGCAGTGCCCCCCGTTTGCAGGTCCTCTCTTCACGCTCTCTCTCAGGGGTGGAGGCTGCTCGCGCTGATGCTGTATTTAAAGTGACCATGGTCCCTGGAGACGGCGTGGGACCCGAGCTCATGACCGCTGTCAAAGAGGTTTTCAAG GCGGGGGACATCCCAGTGGAGTTTGAGGAGTTCCATCTCAGTGAGGTTCAGAACATGGCGTCAGAGGAGAAAATGGACCAGGTTCTCACCTCCATGAAGAACAACAGAGTGGCAATCAAAG GAAAGATCCACACGCCCATGGAGTTTAAAGGGGAACTGGCATCCTACGAGATGAGGCTCag GAGGAAGTTGGACCTGTTTGCTAATGTGGTCCATGTGAACAGTCTGCCCGGATACTCCACACGACACAACAACCTGGATCTGGTCATaatcagagagcagacagagggagagtaCAGCTCACTGGAACATGAg TCTGTGTCTGGAGTGATCGAGTGTCTGAAGATCATCACCAGAGAAAAGTCTAGAAGAATCGCTAAGTTTGCCTTTGACTACGCCACAAAGAAAGGACGCAGCAAAGTCACAGCTGTGCACAAGGCCAATATCAT GAAGCTGGGAGATGGTCTGTTCCTGCAGAGCTGTGCTGAAGTGGCACAACTGTATCCCAGaatcaaatatgaaaatatcATCATCGACAACTGCTGCATGCAG CTTGTGCAGAACCCGTACCAGTTTGACGTTCTTGTGATGCCAAACCTTTATGGTAACATCATCGATAACCTGGCGgcgggtttggtgggtggggcCGGCGTGGTACCAGGGGAGAGCTACAGCGCAGAGTACGCCGTGTTTGAGACC ggggcacGTCATCCTTTCGCTCAGGCCATGGGGAGGAACATCGCCAACCCGACCGCCATGTTACTCAGCGCCGCCAACATGCTCCACCATCTTAA tctggagTTTCATTCTCAGATGGTGTCAGACGCTGTGAAGAGGGTCATCAAACAGGGAAAG GTTCGAACTCGGGATCTCGGGGGGTACTCGACCACAGGGGACTTTGTGACTGCTGTGGTGGAGAACCTTCGCCATCGCCCAAACTACTGA